GCGATCTGGGGACGGATCGGCCTGGCCCGGGCGGCCTGAGGCAAGCGCGACGTCCCCTGAACCCTCCCCCTCTGCGGGGGAGGGTGCCCGGCTGCCAGTGCGAAGCACTCGTGCCCCGGGCGGGGGAGGGGACGCCGCTTCCGAAGAGGTCGCGACCATCATGACGGGCGCGACCTGGATCAGCGTCGCGGTCCCCTCTCCCGGCTCGCTCCGTTCGCCACCCTCCCCCGCAGAGGGGGGAAGGGATCGGGCGCCCGGTCGTCGCCGTTCATCGGACACCGTCCTGTAACCCGAGCGTCAACCCCATTGAGCGTCATTTTCATTAGACAATCACGCTGCTCCCGCCGATCCTGCCTTCCCGACCCTGACCCGCGAGGACCAACCGTGGCCCCCACCCAATCGGCCCTGTCCCGGCGGGCCCCGAAGCCGGGCTTCGCCAAGCCGAGCGTCGTGACGCCCGCCGTGCTCCCGGAGGCCGCGCCCCGCCCGCCCTATCCGTTCTCGGCCATCGTCGGGCAGGACGCGATGCGCCGCGCGCTGCTGGTCGCGGCGGTCGATCCCGCGGTCGGCGGCGTGCTGGTCTTCGGCGACCGCGGCACCGGCAAGTCCACCGCCGTGCGGGCGCTCGCCGCCCTGCTGCCGCCGATGCGGGCGGTGGCGGGCTGCGCCTATTCCTGCGACCCGGTCGAGGCCGGCGGCCTCTGCCCGGCCTGCGCCGCCCGGCGGGGGCAGGGGCTCACCGTGAAGACCGTGCCGGTGCCAGTGGTCGACCTGCCGCTCGGCGCCACCGAGGACCGGGTCGTCGGCGCGCTCGATATCGGCCGGGCGCTCGGGGCCGGCGAGAAGGCGTTCGAGCCGGGGCTGCTCGCCCGCGCCAATCGCGGCTTCCTCTACATCGACGAGGTCAACCTGCTCGAGGACCACCTCGTCGACCTGCTCCTCGACGTGGCGGCCTCGGGCGTGAACACCGTCGAGCGCGAGGGATTGAGCCTGCGCCAC
The sequence above is drawn from the Methylobacterium terrae genome and encodes:
- the bchI gene encoding magnesium chelatase ATPase subunit I codes for the protein MTPAVLPEAAPRPPYPFSAIVGQDAMRRALLVAAVDPAVGGVLVFGDRGTGKSTAVRALAALLPPMRAVAGCAYSCDPVEAGGLCPACAARRGQGLTVKTVPVPVVDLPLGATEDRVVGALDIGRALGAGEKAFEPGLLARANRGFLYIDEVNLLEDHLVDLLLDVAASGVNTVEREGLSLRHPARFVLVGSGNPEEGELRPQLLDRFGLAVQVATPTDLATRVTIVRRRDAYERDPAAFAAEWAPEEARLGAQILAARAQLAEVDVPDAILEAAARLCLALGTDGLRGELTLMRTARALASLDGAGTVTLAHLREVAPSALSHRLRRNPLDEAGSEVRIARAFAEVLG